A section of the Anabaena cylindrica PCC 7122 genome encodes:
- a CDS encoding ATP-dependent helicase has translation MSKDNFTDLVEQKSLELEANQQSSLAKLNDNIVAIRDSLRPGQKQMADWEHGSLAVSAVPGAGKSRGMADAAAIAIARQYQHSLSTGNNYRRQLIVVTFTRSAAANIKAKIRECLRDKLSLPQTGFAVYTLHGLALNIASRHPNLSGLQLENVTLITPNQSHRFIRQAVEQWIIHNPEQYSHLLAGKQFDGEETEKLRRQSVLRTEVLPDLAYTVIHEAKSSGITPQQLKKWSQKTTDKYAILQVAAGLYEEYENLMRRRSPSDMSPDFIDYDDMILAALRVLENDSARRIEQNQVFAVFEDEAQDSSPLQTQLLEILASGGEEAGEQGAGGRGQGDGGDFDSSLLRTPQLNLVRVGDPNQAINSTFTPADPIYFRDFCKKCHLDQRLATMDQAGRSTRIIIAAANFALEWVNNQWSTTNKGETPFLVQTIHPVDINDPQTNANPAPVGKGLELYTPVDIHQTVELLSQRVVELFTQDPQSCAAVLVRENRQGRWLGEALEPICKEHNIKLYDVGERERRSHVPQEILSLLQFCDRPHSPGKLKAALDVLVQRQLIPTQDLNALASIPEEFLYPGPLAAPQTDIVQKTAHLCRSLLRARLELPLYQIISFFALTLNYDQAELATADKLAERVNQQLFGNTSMEAMLSALSEIVSSERFESVDTENLDEQYTQPGQLTIITMHKAKGLDWDYVFLPFLHENLIPGRFWVPPQSQFLGDFTLSEVARAQIRAVLHTKAIPNISQAWEDAKYLKMAEEYRLLYVAMTRAKRLLWMSAAQQAPFTWNKPHNLQASAPCPVFAALKRQFPKNVVK, from the coding sequence ATGTCAAAAGATAATTTTACAGATTTAGTAGAGCAAAAAAGCCTTGAATTAGAAGCAAATCAACAATCCTCCTTAGCTAAATTAAACGACAACATTGTAGCAATTCGTGATAGTTTGCGACCTGGACAAAAGCAAATGGCCGACTGGGAACATGGGTCATTAGCTGTGTCTGCTGTTCCTGGTGCGGGTAAATCGAGAGGGATGGCAGATGCCGCTGCGATCGCAATTGCCCGTCAATATCAACATTCCCTTTCCACAGGTAACAATTACCGTCGTCAATTGATAGTCGTCACCTTCACCCGTTCCGCCGCTGCCAACATTAAAGCAAAAATCCGCGAATGCTTACGAGATAAATTATCTTTACCGCAAACAGGCTTTGCAGTCTATACCCTGCATGGTTTAGCCTTAAACATTGCCAGCCGTCATCCCAACTTATCCGGTTTGCAGCTAGAAAATGTCACATTAATTACCCCTAACCAAAGCCATCGTTTCATTCGTCAAGCGGTAGAACAATGGATTATTCATAATCCCGAACAATATTCTCACTTACTCGCAGGTAAACAATTTGATGGGGAAGAAACAGAAAAACTGCGTCGTCAGTCAGTATTGCGAACAGAAGTATTACCAGATTTAGCTTATACCGTCATTCATGAAGCGAAAAGCTCAGGAATAACACCACAACAATTAAAAAAATGGAGTCAAAAAACTACCGATAAGTATGCAATTTTGCAAGTTGCAGCAGGATTGTATGAGGAATATGAAAACTTAATGCGTAGACGTAGCCCATCGGATATGTCGCCAGACTTCATCGACTACGACGATATGATTTTAGCTGCTTTACGAGTTCTAGAAAACGACAGCGCCCGTCGTATAGAGCAAAATCAAGTTTTTGCCGTTTTTGAAGACGAAGCCCAGGATTCTAGCCCACTTCAGACGCAGTTATTAGAAATATTGGCAAGTGGGGGAGAGGAAGCAGGGGAGCAGGGGGCAGGGGGCAGGGGGCAGGGAGATGGGGGAGATTTTGATAGTTCTTTACTGAGGACTCCTCAACTCAACCTAGTGCGAGTGGGTGATCCTAATCAAGCGATTAACTCAACTTTTACTCCTGCTGACCCGATTTATTTCCGGGATTTTTGTAAAAAATGTCATCTTGATCAAAGATTGGCAACAATGGATCAAGCCGGTCGGAGTACAAGAATTATTATTGCAGCAGCTAACTTCGCCTTGGAGTGGGTGAATAATCAATGGTCAACAACCAATAAAGGCGAAACTCCATTTCTGGTGCAGACAATTCACCCTGTGGATATCAATGATCCTCAGACAAATGCTAATCCCGCACCAGTGGGGAAGGGACTTGAACTTTATACCCCTGTAGATATTCATCAAACAGTTGAGTTGCTTTCCCAGAGAGTAGTTGAATTATTCACCCAAGATCCCCAATCTTGTGCAGCAGTTTTAGTGCGAGAAAATCGCCAAGGAAGATGGTTAGGAGAGGCTTTAGAACCGATATGCAAAGAACATAACATCAAACTTTATGACGTGGGAGAGAGAGAAAGACGTTCTCATGTACCCCAAGAAATTTTATCATTATTGCAATTTTGCGATCGCCCCCACTCCCCCGGAAAACTCAAAGCCGCCCTCGATGTCCTAGTCCAACGTCAATTAATTCCTACCCAAGATCTCAACGCCCTCGCCAGTATTCCCGAAGAATTTTTATATCCTGGCCCCCTAGCCGCACCGCAAACAGATATAGTCCAAAAAACTGCCCATTTGTGTCGTAGCCTACTCCGCGCTCGTCTAGAACTGCCTCTGTATCAGATTATTTCCTTCTTCGCTTTAACCTTAAATTATGACCAAGCAGAATTAGCAACCGCTGACAAACTTGCAGAAAGAGTCAATCAGCAACTCTTCGGTAACACCTCAATGGAAGCAATGCTTTCCGCTTTAAGTGAAATCGTCAGTTCCGAACGATTTGAATCAGTAGACACAGAAAATCTGGACGAACAATATACCCAACCAGGTCAACTCACAATCATCACCATGCACAAAGCCAAAGGGCTAGATTGGGATTATGTGTTTTTGCCCTTTCTGCACGAAAACCTTATTCCTGGTAGATTTTGGGTTCCACCCCAAAGCCAATTTTTAGGTGATTTTACCTTATCAGAAGTCGCTCGCGCCCAAATTCGTGCCGTACTCCACACCAAAGCCATCCCCAATATCAGCCAAGCTTGGGAAGATGCAAAATATCTGAAAATGGCTGAAGAATACCGTTTACTCTATGTTGCCATGACCAGAGCCAAGCGGCTGTTATGGATGTCTGCGGCTCAACAAGCACCCTTCACTTGGAACAAACCGCATAATTTGCAAGCTTCCGCTCCCTGTCCTGTTTTTGCAGCCTTAAAGCGCCAATTTCCCAAAAACGTAGTTAAGTAA
- the rplT gene encoding 50S ribosomal protein L20 yields MTRVKRGNVARKRRNKILKIAKGFRGSHSTLFRTANQQVMKALRSSYRDRKKKKRDFRRLWITRINAASRQHGLSYSQLIGNLKKANIELNRKMLAQLAVLDPASFAKVAEMANAVKG; encoded by the coding sequence ATGACTCGGGTAAAACGCGGTAATGTAGCTCGTAAACGCCGCAATAAAATTCTCAAAATAGCTAAAGGGTTTCGTGGTTCTCACTCAACTCTGTTTAGAACCGCTAACCAACAGGTGATGAAGGCGCTTCGCAGTTCTTACCGCGATCGCAAAAAGAAGAAGCGTGATTTCCGTCGTCTATGGATTACACGTATTAACGCAGCTTCTAGACAACATGGTTTAAGCTACAGCCAGTTAATTGGTAATCTCAAAAAAGCTAACATTGAACTAAACCGCAAAATGTTGGCACAATTGGCAGTTCTTGATCCTGCAAGTTTTGCTAAAGTGGCAGAAATGGCAAACGCAGTTAAAGGATAA
- a CDS encoding primary-amine oxidase, with protein MIQRLRFFGLVVAIIVFATTILGFMGILSAQESVISHPLNPLTEIEINQAVDILKQEKTLSDTAFFPMIALQEPDKKEVLNFTPGKSFTRQVFLLVYERELNKTFTGTVDLTTKTLTSWEEKPGVQPAILPPDYEIAKEVIKSDPQWQKAMQKRGITDFDQVQISCWTGGILTPAEEKSGNRLCRALSYYKGKLSNFYARPIEGVLVTVNLNKGEIDSFVDNGVVPISQENWDYDLKSFSKLLSPPKPLKIIQSHGQTFRIKGNEISWQGWKFRYLMHPREGLVLYLVNYKDVEKYRPILYRAGLSEMAVPYGDSNPNWSFRNAFDVGEYNLGLLANKMEIGKEVPDNGVLLDAVFANGEGDAYTMPGVIGIYERDNGVLWKHFEYNSQKNDVRRSRELVMKMTTAVDNYDYSINWIFHQDGTLEVQNELTGIVLAQGTTAKIQTQNNSFGRLLAQNIFGVNHQHFFNYRLDLDVDGQANSVMEMNVEALPISDKNPLGNAITVEDTPLKTEKAAVRDLDIKHSREWMIASADKQNNLGVSPAYMLMPGGNTILYAVEGAKIREKASFATHHLWVTKYKSSEMYAGGDYPNQAKPGEGLPKYIADNESLTGEDVVVWYTMGMTHVPRPEDWPVMPRHQVGFKLMPRGFFSRNPAINLGE; from the coding sequence ATGATTCAGAGACTAAGGTTTTTTGGGCTAGTTGTTGCCATCATTGTTTTCGCTACTACCATACTGGGATTTATGGGCATTTTATCTGCTCAGGAATCTGTCATTTCCCATCCTTTAAACCCATTAACCGAGATAGAAATCAATCAAGCTGTAGACATACTCAAACAGGAAAAAACCTTGAGCGATACAGCATTTTTTCCCATGATTGCTTTGCAAGAACCGGATAAAAAAGAAGTCTTGAATTTTACACCTGGTAAGTCATTTACACGCCAGGTTTTTTTATTAGTTTATGAACGTGAACTCAACAAAACTTTTACAGGAACAGTTGATCTCACCACCAAAACCTTAACTTCTTGGGAAGAAAAACCCGGTGTTCAACCTGCAATATTACCCCCAGATTATGAGATAGCAAAAGAAGTCATTAAATCCGATCCTCAATGGCAAAAAGCCATGCAAAAGCGGGGAATTACAGATTTTGACCAAGTGCAAATCAGTTGCTGGACAGGAGGAATACTCACTCCAGCAGAAGAAAAATCAGGTAATCGTCTTTGTCGAGCATTATCTTATTATAAAGGGAAACTATCAAATTTTTATGCCCGTCCCATTGAAGGAGTTTTGGTTACAGTTAATTTAAACAAAGGTGAAATTGATAGTTTTGTTGATAACGGTGTAGTTCCTATATCTCAAGAAAATTGGGACTATGATCTAAAATCTTTCAGTAAATTACTTTCACCACCAAAACCCTTAAAAATTATTCAATCTCATGGTCAAACCTTCAGAATTAAAGGTAACGAAATTAGTTGGCAAGGTTGGAAATTTCGTTATTTAATGCATCCTCGTGAAGGATTGGTTTTATATCTTGTTAATTACAAAGATGTCGAAAAATACAGACCAATTTTATATCGTGCCGGCTTATCAGAAATGGCAGTTCCTTATGGTGATTCTAATCCTAATTGGTCATTTCGTAACGCCTTTGATGTCGGAGAATATAACCTTGGTTTGTTAGCTAATAAAATGGAAATAGGTAAAGAAGTTCCCGATAATGGGGTTTTACTGGATGCCGTATTTGCTAATGGTGAAGGAGATGCTTATACAATGCCTGGAGTCATTGGTATCTATGAAAGAGACAACGGTGTACTCTGGAAACATTTTGAATACAATAGCCAAAAAAATGATGTTCGTCGCAGTCGTGAATTAGTAATGAAGATGACAACGGCTGTTGATAATTATGATTACAGCATTAATTGGATTTTTCACCAGGATGGTACTTTAGAAGTACAAAATGAGTTAACAGGTATTGTTCTGGCACAGGGAACAACAGCCAAAATCCAAACTCAAAATAATTCCTTTGGCAGATTATTAGCTCAGAATATATTTGGAGTAAATCACCAGCATTTCTTCAACTATCGTCTAGATTTAGATGTAGATGGTCAGGCTAATTCTGTGATGGAAATGAATGTTGAAGCTTTGCCAATAAGTGATAAAAATCCTTTGGGAAATGCTATTACTGTAGAAGACACACCATTAAAAACAGAAAAAGCTGCTGTCCGTGATTTAGATATCAAACACAGTCGAGAATGGATGATTGCTAGTGCAGATAAACAGAATAATTTAGGTGTTTCCCCTGCATATATGTTGATGCCAGGAGGAAACACCATTTTGTATGCGGTAGAAGGTGCAAAAATCCGCGAAAAAGCCAGTTTTGCAACTCATCATCTTTGGGTAACAAAATATAAATCTAGTGAAATGTATGCAGGTGGAGATTATCCCAATCAAGCAAAACCAGGCGAAGGTTTACCAAAGTATATTGCTGATAATGAGTCTTTAACTGGTGAAGATGTTGTGGTGTGGTACACAATGGGAATGACTCATGTTCCCCGTCCCGAAGATTGGCCAGTAATGCCACGACACCAAGTTGGGTTTAAGTTGATGCCCAGGGGTTTTTTTAGTAGAAATCCCGCGATTAATTTGGGTGAATAA
- the rpmI gene encoding 50S ribosomal protein L35, whose protein sequence is MPKLKTRKAAAKRFRATGTGKIVRRKAFKSHLLEHKSSNKKRGLRQSALVCERDADNVRLMLPYL, encoded by the coding sequence ATGCCTAAACTCAAAACTCGTAAAGCAGCGGCGAAGCGATTTCGTGCCACTGGTACAGGTAAAATTGTCCGTCGCAAAGCTTTCAAAAGCCACCTTCTGGAACACAAGTCTTCCAACAAGAAACGTGGTTTGCGCCAGTCTGCACTGGTATGTGAACGTGATGCAGACAATGTACGTTTGATGCTCCCTTATTTGTAA
- a CDS encoding response regulator, whose product MDNLNMDIEQVRSQASNRERPTKLKILVVDDEPDNLDLLYRTFRRDFNVLKADSGINALQLLEEEGEVAVIISDQRMPEMKGTEFLSRTLPQFPDTVRIILTGFTDIEDLVEAINSGQVFKYITKPWDSGELKDVVQRAAATYDLLKQRTEELRRANAQMDLLTVLVEVTQAASSLEATLAPIAKACSKTFNADGCIVQLLEGEALVGTQGVYSETGVIENWLSQDVLAKAAIATGQIQSSLNIPKDPNLSSLAYYQAAGVQAHLIIPIIYRQKMLGVLSLQWQKPCILRTDELKLIHLSVELLAIALSSSYTANG is encoded by the coding sequence ATGGATAACCTCAATATGGACATTGAGCAAGTACGCTCTCAAGCGAGTAATCGTGAACGCCCAACAAAACTCAAAATTCTTGTAGTTGATGATGAACCAGATAATCTGGATTTGCTGTATCGTACCTTTCGCCGTGATTTTAATGTCCTCAAAGCCGACAGTGGTATAAATGCACTGCAATTGTTGGAGGAAGAGGGGGAAGTCGCAGTCATTATATCCGATCAGCGGATGCCAGAAATGAAAGGAACCGAATTTCTGAGCAGGACATTACCACAATTTCCCGATACAGTCAGAATTATTCTCACTGGATTTACTGATATTGAAGATTTGGTGGAAGCTATTAATTCCGGTCAAGTTTTCAAATACATCACCAAACCTTGGGATTCTGGAGAACTGAAGGATGTAGTGCAAAGAGCAGCGGCAACTTATGATCTGCTCAAGCAAAGAACAGAAGAATTACGCCGTGCTAATGCCCAAATGGATCTGCTGACGGTTTTGGTAGAAGTTACTCAAGCAGCTTCTAGTTTAGAAGCAACTTTGGCTCCCATTGCTAAAGCTTGTAGTAAAACTTTTAATGCAGATGGCTGTATTGTGCAACTGCTGGAAGGGGAAGCTTTAGTTGGAACTCAAGGGGTGTACAGTGAAACGGGTGTGATTGAAAATTGGCTTTCTCAAGATGTATTAGCAAAAGCAGCGATCGCAACTGGTCAAATACAATCATCTCTAAATATACCTAAAGACCCTAATCTCAGTAGTCTTGCTTACTACCAAGCCGCTGGAGTCCAAGCACATTTAATTATCCCCATTATTTATCGGCAGAAAATGTTAGGGGTATTGTCTCTACAGTGGCAAAAACCTTGTATTTTAAGAACAGATGAACTCAAACTCATCCATTTATCGGTGGAACTATTAGCGATCGCTCTATCGAGTAGTTATACTGCAAACGGGTGA
- a CDS encoding glycosyltransferase family 39 protein, producing the protein MINRKLFIHDLGLTGTIPALGIAIAIGAILRFWHLDLKPLWLDEIITAIFSLGKNYRDLPLDVLFPLNQIQTIFAFQPGVSCSQIATNLANYSTHPPLFFCWMYSWLGFLHPLSIEWMAKLRSLPALFGVATILAIYGVNRIAFSPTSGIMAAFLMALSPFAVYLSQEARHYTLPMLIITLALFLLMQIQQDIFYQQRLRFWVWFLWAIINSIGLYVHYFFSIAFIAEVATLLMLIYRGKSNIFKLRQVYLYLIISTCSIIISFMPWILVILSHLRSSETNWLPSAHHVEPIYQTLITWVLMIITLPVENQPLLMAIFCGFLMVVFMIWTGWQVLPNLKLLWLKSKTHLPTFTLLSFTFFVLLQFFLIAYLLGKDITVVPRYHFVYYPSFCALLAVSLEKVKIPKFVFLLVGLISCIFVLSNLAFQKPFQPDKVAQNMNFEPAVPLMLVVGYENYQDVAAGLSFAVALEQLRSHEITSQLQKDSLIFLDKSPDFSAFSNKLSQISMADISQFNLWFVGSSMRKRDYPQNLTLTSGKTTCKIEPIQHYRTGQFPYQLYRCSNSSGTSK; encoded by the coding sequence ATGATTAATCGCAAACTTTTTATACATGATTTGGGTTTAACTGGAACGATACCTGCATTGGGTATTGCGATCGCTATTGGTGCTATTTTGCGCTTTTGGCATCTTGATTTAAAACCCCTCTGGCTCGATGAAATAATTACGGCTATTTTCAGTTTGGGTAAAAACTACCGTGATTTACCTTTGGATGTTCTCTTTCCCCTCAACCAAATTCAGACAATTTTTGCTTTTCAACCAGGTGTTAGCTGCTCTCAAATTGCCACTAATCTGGCTAATTATTCTACTCACCCACCGCTGTTTTTTTGCTGGATGTACAGTTGGTTAGGGTTTTTGCATCCTTTGAGTATAGAGTGGATGGCTAAATTGCGATCGCTACCAGCTTTATTTGGTGTGGCTACAATCCTAGCAATTTATGGAGTCAATCGTATTGCTTTTTCTCCCACATCTGGAATTATGGCAGCATTTTTGATGGCATTATCCCCTTTTGCTGTTTATCTTTCCCAAGAAGCAAGGCACTACACTCTACCTATGCTCATAATTACCTTAGCGTTATTCTTGCTCATGCAAATTCAGCAAGATATCTTTTATCAACAAAGATTACGTTTTTGGGTTTGGTTTTTATGGGCAATTATTAATAGTATTGGTCTTTATGTTCACTATTTTTTTAGTATAGCATTTATCGCCGAAGTTGCTACACTATTAATGCTAATTTATCGGGGTAAAAGTAATATTTTTAAACTCCGGCAAGTCTATTTATATCTAATTATCTCTACCTGTTCTATTATTATTAGCTTCATGCCCTGGATACTAGTTATACTCAGCCATTTACGCAGTTCTGAAACTAATTGGTTGCCATCTGCTCATCATGTTGAACCAATCTATCAAACTTTGATTACCTGGGTGTTGATGATCATTACTCTCCCCGTAGAAAATCAGCCTTTATTAATGGCGATTTTTTGTGGTTTTCTCATGGTTGTATTTATGATTTGGACTGGGTGGCAGGTCTTGCCAAATTTAAAGTTACTATGGTTAAAAAGTAAAACCCATTTGCCTACTTTCACACTTTTAAGTTTTACTTTTTTTGTATTATTACAATTCTTCTTGATTGCTTATTTATTAGGTAAAGATATTACGGTTGTTCCTCGTTATCATTTTGTCTATTATCCTAGTTTTTGCGCTTTATTAGCAGTCAGTTTAGAAAAAGTCAAAATTCCCAAGTTTGTCTTTTTATTGGTTGGTTTAATCAGTTGTATTTTTGTGCTTTCTAATTTAGCGTTTCAAAAACCTTTTCAACCTGATAAAGTTGCCCAAAATATGAATTTTGAACCTGCTGTACCATTAATGTTGGTGGTGGGATATGAAAATTATCAAGATGTCGCTGCGGGATTAAGTTTTGCTGTGGCATTGGAACAACTTAGAAGTCATGAAATCACCAGCCAATTACAGAAAGATAGTTTGATTTTTTTAGATAAATCTCCTGATTTTTCTGCCTTTAGTAACAAGCTTTCTCAAATTTCTATGGCAGATATATCTCAGTTTAATTTATGGTTCGTAGGTTCAAGCATGAGAAAGCGGGATTATCCACAAAATTTGACACTTACATCTGGTAAAACTACTTGTAAGATAGAACCTATCCAACACTATCGCACTGGTCAATTCCCTTATCAACTTTATCGTTGCAGCAATTCATCAGGGACTTCCAAATAA
- a CDS encoding transporter substrate-binding domain-containing protein, with amino-acid sequence MNNGCNRWSKINQLHLVLSATLILVFCLCFGGKSLTASAATLPEIQQRGYVNIAVKYNLRPLGFKDDNGNLQGLEIDLARRLAEELLGKPDAVRFKSVANSDRLSVILNNQVDLTIARVTATESRSRIVSFSVPYYIDGAAIVTKDTSIQKLQDLSKRKIAVLNNSSTIARVRYFIPNAELVGVNSYVEAREKIENNTADAFAADTSVLSGWVQEYPQYRLLPTKLSAQPLSVVMPKGLQYDELRRKVNEAIARYTATGWLKERAQFWGLFP; translated from the coding sequence ATGAATAACGGATGTAACAGGTGGTCAAAAATTAATCAGTTACATCTGGTATTATCCGCTACCTTAATTTTGGTTTTCTGCCTTTGTTTCGGGGGAAAATCTTTGACTGCTTCAGCCGCTACGTTGCCGGAAATTCAGCAACGAGGCTATGTAAATATTGCTGTTAAATATAACTTGCGTCCTTTGGGATTTAAGGATGATAACGGCAATTTACAAGGGTTAGAAATTGATTTAGCCAGGCGTTTGGCAGAGGAATTACTAGGTAAACCGGATGCGGTGAGATTTAAATCGGTTGCTAATAGCGATCGCTTGTCAGTAATTTTAAACAATCAAGTAGACCTCACCATTGCCAGAGTTACAGCAACTGAATCACGTTCCCGTATAGTTAGTTTTAGTGTTCCGTATTATATTGATGGTGCGGCAATAGTTACAAAAGATACATCTATTCAAAAATTGCAAGATTTATCTAAACGTAAAATCGCAGTCCTCAATAATTCTAGTACTATCGCTAGGGTAAGGTATTTTATACCTAATGCTGAGTTAGTAGGCGTGAATTCCTACGTAGAAGCACGGGAAAAAATCGAAAATAACACTGCTGATGCTTTTGCGGCTGATACCAGCGTTCTCAGTGGTTGGGTGCAAGAATATCCTCAATATCGGCTATTACCCACCAAGCTATCAGCCCAACCTTTATCGGTTGTGATGCCCAAGGGTTTGCAGTACGATGAGTTAAGGCGAAAGGTAAATGAAGCGATCGCACGTTACACAGCTACAGGTTGGCTCAAAGAACGCGCACAATTTTGGGGGTTATTTCCTTAA
- a CDS encoding tetratricopeptide repeat protein, giving the protein MDNNLAVVYLSVFVGLLAFAGVSVFREIFKTRKLEGSLSKLKSKLTKEKGTAQEYYELASIYSEKKVFTQSIPLFQKALKAAEEEGEENIAPIYNGLGYVYFAQEQYDLAIRQYKEAIKLNPDYISALNNLGHAYEKKKLNSQALEMYEAVLKLVPNNATAKRRAESLRRLVTA; this is encoded by the coding sequence ATGGATAACAATCTAGCCGTCGTTTATCTCTCAGTTTTTGTTGGTCTGCTCGCATTTGCAGGTGTGAGTGTTTTTCGAGAAATTTTCAAAACTCGCAAACTAGAAGGTTCTCTTTCCAAGTTGAAAAGCAAGTTAACTAAAGAAAAAGGTACGGCTCAAGAATATTATGAATTAGCCAGTATTTATTCCGAAAAAAAAGTCTTTACTCAATCAATACCCCTATTTCAAAAAGCTCTTAAAGCTGCTGAAGAAGAGGGAGAAGAAAATATTGCCCCAATTTACAACGGTTTGGGTTATGTTTATTTTGCCCAAGAGCAATATGACTTAGCAATTCGTCAGTACAAAGAAGCAATCAAATTAAACCCAGATTATATATCAGCCTTGAATAATCTTGGACACGCTTACGAGAAGAAAAAATTAAATTCTCAAGCACTGGAAATGTATGAAGCAGTACTAAAATTGGTTCCTAATAACGCCACTGCAAAACGTCGTGCTGAATCTTTACGACGTTTGGTTACTGCATAA
- a CDS encoding RuBisCO accumulation factor 1 has protein sequence MTELPTNTQDTENATNDTAQELLVKLRQKQGNWVEWGTAIAYLQKNGYNPQEIFEATGFEPSQQNQVIVGSQVYSCLEKFGASEATKAYYGERASDILYELRLLTQEDRAAAADLIFLHKLDVDEAREIAKSIRDFSRFPAPPTGFTANPGDAVAYQIWKLARQNSDLQERSRLIAKALRFVHSQTARKQIEQLLMDFTAVVQRPAPILPFFRLESDEELPRIVPVVGELPLTPQDIQAVPIITEIEPFRIVKFAGEQAWVSLPGWQVLRSAEDPVVIIASSDIFPNPTLTKTEPVLVVIDRAQREWDISSYFVVDNSGEIDFQWFDTAPENTILGKIIVILRPKKVLDEEFTKDSWQIDE, from the coding sequence ATGACTGAACTACCAACCAATACCCAAGATACTGAGAACGCTACTAACGATACAGCACAAGAATTATTAGTCAAGTTAAGACAAAAACAAGGTAACTGGGTGGAATGGGGAACAGCGATCGCTTACCTACAGAAAAACGGTTACAATCCTCAAGAAATTTTTGAAGCCACTGGATTTGAGCCAAGTCAACAAAATCAGGTAATTGTTGGCTCACAAGTTTACAGTTGTTTAGAAAAGTTTGGTGCATCCGAAGCTACAAAGGCATACTATGGTGAAAGGGCTAGTGATATTCTATATGAACTACGCCTACTTACCCAAGAAGACCGAGCCGCCGCCGCCGATTTGATTTTTCTTCACAAACTCGACGTAGACGAAGCGCGGGAGATTGCCAAATCAATTAGAGATTTTTCTCGATTTCCTGCCCCTCCAACAGGTTTTACAGCCAATCCTGGGGATGCTGTAGCCTATCAAATTTGGAAATTGGCAAGACAAAATTCTGATTTACAAGAGCGATCGCGCTTAATAGCCAAAGCATTACGATTTGTTCACTCACAAACAGCTAGGAAACAAATCGAACAACTATTAATGGATTTTACCGCAGTTGTTCAACGCCCCGCTCCAATTCTCCCCTTTTTCCGTCTAGAGTCAGATGAAGAATTACCCCGGATTGTGCCTGTAGTTGGTGAGTTGCCATTGACACCGCAAGATATACAAGCTGTACCCATAATTACAGAAATTGAACCATTTCGGATTGTCAAATTTGCCGGAGAACAAGCTTGGGTATCCTTACCAGGTTGGCAGGTACTACGATCTGCTGAAGATCCAGTTGTAATTATTGCCAGCAGCGATATCTTCCCTAACCCAACCCTAACCAAAACAGAACCGGTGCTAGTCGTTATAGATCGCGCACAAAGAGAATGGGATATTTCTAGCTACTTTGTCGTCGATAACTCCGGTGAAATTGATTTTCAGTGGTTTGATACAGCCCCAGAAAATACCATACTAGGAAAAATAATCGTTATTTTACGTCCTAAGAAAGTTCTTGATGAAGAATTTACCAAGGATTCTTGGCAGATTGACGAATAA